Genomic DNA from Neorhodopirellula lusitana:
CCCCCACCCAACCCCGCTCCCTCCGTTAGCACGATGAAAACACCTTACATTCTCCCCTTGTTGCTACTGTTGACCGTATCCGGCTACAGCGATGAGCCAGCTTCGTACGACCGCGAGGCGGATCCACACGACTTTAGCGTCTTCATGACCGAAGGCGGGTGGTGCTGGTACCAAGACCCTCGAGCGATTTTGCACGACGGCAAAGTCTTTATTGGTTCGGTTCAGGGCACTGGTGCTGGCCCTGCCTTGGTTGGAGTTTACGACGTTGACAACGACCAACCGCTTGGAACCGTGACGATGCATCCAAGGTTCGACGGCGACGACCACAACTCGCCCGTTTTTCATGTCTGTCCCGACGGACGCGTTCTTGCAGTTTACGCGAGACACAATCGCGATCGTTTTCATCATTCACGCTATGCCAGTCCGGCAACGCCGTTGGAATGGAGCGACGAGGTGCGACACGAACGCGTCATGTCCAATCCAAAGGACAACGTCACCTACATGAATCTGCATGAGATGGAAAGCGAAGGAGCACTTTATCTTTTCTTCCGCGGAATCAACTTCGACCCGACCTTTGTCACATCCAAAGATCATGGCGAAAGTTGGAGCGATCCCGTTCATTTTTTCAAAAGTGAAGTCGGCGGACGCCACCGCCCCTACGCGCGTTACGCGGGCAACGACAAGGACACCGTGCACGTTGCGATCACCGACGCGCATCCTCGTGATTTTGGTAACAGTATCTACTACTTCCAATTCCGAAACGGCAGTTTCTACACCGCCGACAACAAGCTGATTAAGAACCTCGCCAACGACGGACCGCTCCGACCGAGTGAAACGGAACTGGTTTACCAGGGAACCAACAACCCGGGCCGAGGCCCGGATTTGAGTGCGATTGGTGCCGCATGGACAAGTTCCATCGAACTTGACAAGGTCGGGCACCCTCACATCGGCTACACCGTCTACAACAGCAACACCGATCACCGCTACCGAATCGCATCTTGGAACGGTAGCAATTGGATCGACCGTGAAGTTGCCTATGGCGGAAACTGCCTCTACGATCGCGAATCCAGCTATACCGGCCTGATCACACTCGATCCGGTCGACCCAAGCGTTGTTTTGATCTCCACGGATGTGAATCCTGCGACAGGCGAGGACCTCGGTGGACTGCATGAAATCTATCGGGCAACAATCCAGCCAACCGACACGGTCGATTCGATTGAATGGACACCAGTAACGCAAAACTCGCCGGTAAGAAATCTAAGGCCAGTCATCTTGCGCGACCACAACCGCCGAGTCATTCTCTGGAATCGCGGTGACTTTAAAACGTACACCAACTATCAGCTCGACACCGTCGGCATAATTGAGTCGGTCACCGAATAGTTGGCGGCA
This window encodes:
- a CDS encoding BNR-4 repeat-containing protein, which encodes MKTPYILPLLLLLTVSGYSDEPASYDREADPHDFSVFMTEGGWCWYQDPRAILHDGKVFIGSVQGTGAGPALVGVYDVDNDQPLGTVTMHPRFDGDDHNSPVFHVCPDGRVLAVYARHNRDRFHHSRYASPATPLEWSDEVRHERVMSNPKDNVTYMNLHEMESEGALYLFFRGINFDPTFVTSKDHGESWSDPVHFFKSEVGGRHRPYARYAGNDKDTVHVAITDAHPRDFGNSIYYFQFRNGSFYTADNKLIKNLANDGPLRPSETELVYQGTNNPGRGPDLSAIGAAWTSSIELDKVGHPHIGYTVYNSNTDHRYRIASWNGSNWIDREVAYGGNCLYDRESSYTGLITLDPVDPSVVLISTDVNPATGEDLGGLHEIYRATIQPTDTVDSIEWTPVTQNSPVRNLRPVILRDHNRRVILWNRGDFKTYTNYQLDTVGIIESVTE